The following proteins are encoded in a genomic region of Actinomadura sp. NAK00032:
- a CDS encoding MarR family winged helix-turn-helix transcriptional regulator, whose protein sequence is MASSHAERIQRAFQVSLVNAVLGNDRIAKEAGLMVTDTQALHLLMLRDDIRNAKQLSDATGISTSTVSRTIDRLERAGYLRRVPDPADRRSARLELDVTKVRPLVDRYAEYVSHLEKVNADYTDDQLDLIAGYLEKTNNLF, encoded by the coding sequence ATGGCGAGTTCGCACGCCGAGCGGATCCAGCGCGCGTTCCAGGTGTCGTTGGTCAACGCGGTGCTCGGCAACGACCGCATCGCCAAGGAGGCGGGGCTGATGGTCACCGACACCCAGGCCCTGCACCTGCTCATGCTTCGCGACGACATCCGCAACGCCAAGCAGCTCAGCGACGCCACCGGCATCTCCACCAGCACCGTCAGCCGCACCATCGACCGCTTGGAGCGCGCCGGATACCTGCGCCGCGTCCCGGACCCCGCCGACCGCCGCAGCGCGCGACTCGAACTCGACGTGACGAAGGTCCGGCCACTGGTCGACCGGTACGCCGAGTACGTCAGCCACCTGGAAAAGGTCAACGCCGACTACACCGACGACCAGCTCGACCTGATCGCGGGCTACCTGGAAAAGACCAACAACCTTTTCTGA
- a CDS encoding aldo/keto reductase produces the protein MQKRTLGRQGLVTSAIGYGTMGLTMAYGPGDEQEGIAAIRRAYELGVTFFDTAELYGLGTGSNEILVGRAVKDFRDEVVLATKFGFELSGGRVSGLNSRPDNIREVADNSLRYLGVDHIDVLYQHRVDPDVPIEDVAGTVKELIEAGKVKYFGLSEAGPQTIRRAHAVQPVSVLQTEYSLFERDVEQLFPVLRELGIGFVSYSPLGRGFITGTAKPAGSYDPTDMRNGDPRWQPGNFEKNLAAVQQLTELAAAKDATVSQLALAWVLAQGEDIVPIPGTRSPARVEENNAAADLTLTQSDLDAIAKILPTGGFGARYAEQSLPTWV, from the coding sequence ATGCAGAAGCGCACTCTGGGCCGTCAAGGGCTGGTCACCTCGGCGATCGGCTACGGCACGATGGGCCTGACGATGGCCTACGGCCCCGGCGACGAGCAGGAGGGGATCGCCGCCATCCGGCGCGCCTACGAGCTGGGCGTGACCTTCTTCGACACCGCCGAGCTCTACGGCCTGGGCACCGGCTCCAACGAGATCCTCGTCGGCAGGGCGGTCAAGGACTTCCGCGACGAGGTGGTCCTGGCGACCAAGTTCGGCTTCGAACTGTCCGGCGGGAGGGTCTCCGGCCTCAACAGCCGCCCGGACAACATCCGCGAGGTCGCCGACAACAGCCTGCGCTACCTGGGCGTCGACCACATCGACGTGCTCTACCAGCACCGCGTCGACCCGGACGTTCCGATCGAGGACGTCGCCGGCACCGTCAAGGAGCTGATCGAGGCGGGCAAGGTGAAGTACTTCGGGCTGAGCGAGGCGGGCCCGCAGACCATCCGCCGCGCGCACGCCGTCCAGCCCGTCTCCGTCCTCCAGACCGAGTACTCGCTGTTCGAACGCGATGTGGAGCAGCTGTTCCCGGTGCTGCGCGAACTCGGCATCGGGTTCGTGTCCTACTCCCCGCTCGGACGCGGCTTCATCACCGGCACCGCCAAGCCCGCCGGATCCTACGACCCGACCGACATGCGCAACGGCGACCCCCGCTGGCAGCCGGGCAACTTCGAGAAGAACCTGGCGGCCGTCCAGCAGCTCACCGAACTGGCCGCCGCCAAGGACGCGACGGTCTCCCAGCTGGCGCTGGCCTGGGTCCTGGCCCAGGGCGAGGACATCGTCCCGATCCCCGGCACGCGCAGCCCCGCACGGGTCGAGGAGAACAACGCCGCCGCCGACCTGACCCTCACGCAGAGCGACCTGGACGCCATCGCCAAGATCCTGCCGACCGGCGGCTTCGGCGCCCGCTACGCCGAACAGTCGCTCCCCACCTGGGTCTGA
- a CDS encoding HNH endonuclease signature motif containing protein gives MSSIAVDLDEASTMELVDAASVIAAELASRAAPDSAAVCMDLVETLAAAGDLQEAALAGFITVVDGAREVQRWGFPSTRSWLRSRLGMREARAKERLTLARHRDRVPETTARWTGGHLSHGYAATIADAVTRLDDHDCGRAETILLGMVDQGFSAGKVASFGKRIREVIAERDGTEQAPEDVTRGYERSWIDSTRSLDGGRYIKGWLNAEDAAIWDGTLGPLAKPAGTDDHRDLSERMAAALTSVLSGGHKATRVTVICDLDTLTGATTPARLTDGTAIPAQQARRIALAAGVSPLLLGGGNTPLYLGHRVRFATGAQRRVLETLYPTCAVLGCEVPGTLCEVDHVHGWALGHSPTDIDQLTLTCGWHNRYKHTHPHHLHITTRPDGRYTYRLHPPGIRTLPQPGRPPPWPQAA, from the coding sequence ATGAGTTCAATCGCGGTCGACCTCGATGAGGCGTCCACCATGGAATTGGTGGACGCGGCATCGGTGATCGCCGCCGAACTCGCCTCCCGTGCTGCGCCCGATTCGGCGGCGGTGTGCATGGATCTCGTCGAGACTCTCGCCGCCGCCGGTGATCTACAGGAGGCCGCCCTGGCCGGGTTCATCACCGTGGTGGACGGCGCGCGGGAGGTGCAGCGGTGGGGTTTCCCGTCCACCCGTTCCTGGCTGCGGTCCCGCCTCGGTATGCGTGAAGCCCGCGCCAAGGAGCGCCTCACGCTGGCCCGGCACCGCGACCGCGTCCCCGAGACCACCGCGCGCTGGACCGGCGGCCACCTCTCCCACGGCTACGCCGCCACCATCGCCGACGCAGTCACCCGCCTCGACGACCACGACTGCGGCCGGGCCGAGACGATCCTGCTGGGCATGGTCGACCAGGGCTTCTCCGCCGGGAAAGTCGCCTCGTTCGGTAAGCGGATCCGCGAGGTCATCGCCGAACGCGACGGCACCGAGCAGGCCCCCGAAGACGTGACGCGCGGGTATGAGCGGTCGTGGATCGACTCGACCCGCTCCCTGGACGGCGGCCGCTACATCAAGGGCTGGCTCAACGCCGAAGACGCCGCGATCTGGGACGGCACGCTCGGCCCGCTGGCCAAGCCCGCCGGGACCGACGACCACCGCGACCTGTCGGAGCGGATGGCAGCCGCACTCACCAGCGTGCTGTCGGGCGGGCACAAGGCCACCCGCGTCACCGTGATCTGCGACCTGGACACCCTCACCGGCGCCACCACCCCCGCGAGGCTGACCGACGGTACCGCGATCCCGGCACAGCAGGCCCGACGGATCGCGCTGGCCGCCGGAGTGTCACCGCTGCTGCTCGGTGGCGGGAACACTCCGCTGTATCTGGGGCATCGGGTGCGGTTCGCCACCGGTGCTCAGCGCCGGGTCCTGGAGACCTTGTATCCGACGTGCGCGGTGCTGGGGTGCGAGGTGCCCGGGACGCTGTGCGAGGTCGACCACGTCCACGGCTGGGCCCTCGGCCACAGCCCCACCGACATCGACCAACTCACCCTCACCTGCGGATGGCACAACCGCTACAAACACACCCACCCCCACCACCTCCACATCACCACAAGACCCGACGGCCGCTACACCTACCGCCTCCACCCACCCGGAATCAGAACCCTGCCCCAACCCGGCCGCCCACCACCCTGGCCCCAGGCCGCATGA
- a CDS encoding MFS transporter — protein MDSAGRGRTAAVVVLLLASFMDLMDNTIVNVALPSMERSLHTTAAQLEWVVSGYVLAFAAMLIAGGRLGDMVGRRTVFVVGTAGFTLASLWAGLSTSGAELVAVRIAQGLFAGAMVPQVLGTVQALYPPEKRAGVYGIAGAVTGVAAVAGPLLGGAFVSGDVFGLGWRAIFLVNVPVGVLVLIGALALVPQTKADHPLSLHVLGTVLAAGGVVALVYPLIEGRQAGWPWWTVLLFVLAPVLLAAFVLHERGRARGGHALLLPLRLFADRGFSAGLIVQLSFQASVIGFLFVLSITVQSGFGFSAWRAGLVVLPFSIAAAFTSGAAAALVAKAGKALVGLGALLQAIGTGWSIEVVAGGSHPTVAGLIGPMAVAGAGLGLVVVPLTDVVLAAVPTDDAGSASGTLSTFQQVGGALGIAIVGTVFFDSVTSGRDLGDAFGVAAWLVVGLGLLAAFAALLLPHARPTPAVPSTGD, from the coding sequence ATGGACAGCGCAGGACGAGGCCGGACGGCGGCAGTGGTGGTACTGCTGCTGGCCTCCTTCATGGATCTGATGGACAACACCATCGTCAACGTCGCCCTCCCGTCGATGGAGCGCTCGCTGCACACGACCGCGGCGCAGCTGGAGTGGGTCGTGTCGGGCTACGTGCTCGCCTTCGCCGCCATGCTGATCGCGGGTGGGCGACTGGGCGACATGGTCGGCCGCCGAACCGTCTTCGTCGTCGGCACGGCCGGGTTCACGCTGGCGTCACTGTGGGCCGGGCTCTCCACCTCGGGTGCCGAGCTGGTCGCAGTGCGGATCGCGCAGGGGCTGTTCGCCGGGGCGATGGTTCCGCAGGTGCTCGGCACCGTGCAGGCCCTGTATCCGCCTGAGAAGCGTGCGGGCGTGTACGGGATCGCGGGAGCGGTCACCGGTGTGGCGGCAGTCGCGGGGCCGCTGCTCGGCGGCGCGTTCGTGTCCGGCGACGTGTTCGGCCTCGGCTGGCGGGCGATCTTCCTGGTCAACGTCCCGGTCGGTGTCCTCGTGCTGATCGGCGCGCTCGCGCTGGTGCCGCAGACGAAGGCCGATCACCCGCTGTCCCTGCACGTCCTCGGGACGGTGCTCGCCGCCGGAGGCGTGGTGGCCCTGGTCTATCCGCTGATCGAGGGCCGCCAGGCGGGATGGCCCTGGTGGACGGTGCTCCTGTTCGTCCTCGCGCCGGTCCTGCTCGCCGCGTTCGTCCTCCATGAACGCGGTCGCGCCCGCGGCGGACACGCCCTCCTGCTGCCGCTCCGCCTGTTCGCCGACCGGGGTTTCAGCGCCGGACTGATCGTCCAGCTCTCCTTCCAGGCCAGCGTGATCGGGTTCCTGTTCGTGCTGAGCATCACCGTGCAGTCGGGCTTCGGCTTCTCCGCCTGGCGGGCCGGGCTCGTCGTCCTGCCGTTCAGCATCGCGGCCGCGTTCACCAGCGGGGCCGCCGCCGCCCTGGTGGCCAAGGCCGGCAAGGCGCTGGTCGGCCTCGGGGCACTGCTGCAGGCGATCGGAACCGGATGGTCGATCGAGGTCGTCGCAGGAGGCTCCCACCCGACGGTGGCCGGGCTCATCGGGCCGATGGCCGTCGCCGGTGCGGGGCTGGGCCTGGTGGTGGTCCCGCTGACCGATGTCGTCCTGGCCGCGGTCCCCACGGACGACGCCGGGTCCGCCTCCGGCACCCTGTCGACATTCCAGCAGGTCGGCGGCGCACTCGGCATCGCGATCGTCGGGACGGTGTTCTTCGACTCGGTCACGTCCGGCCGCGATCTGGGCGATGCCTTCGGCGTGGCCGCATGGCTCGTGGTCGGCCTCGGCCTGCTCGCCGCCTTCGCCGCCCTCCTGCTGCCCCACGCCAGGCCGACCCCCGCCGTGCCGAGCACCGGCGACTGA
- a CDS encoding substrate-binding domain-containing protein — protein MDADNRGGTRRAVEYLVEQGRRRIATIAGPPDRRTAGPPDTTVGADRLAGYREALPGGREPAGHGDFSVSAGGREMERRGRRVPDDVAIVGDAEAGADPRSHPEPRTVHQPTEAMGRRSAELLLDRIHGRPVADTPVICETRLIVRESS, from the coding sequence GTGGACGCCGACAACCGGGGCGGAACGCGGCGCGCCGTCGAGTACCTCGTCGAGCAGGGCCGCCGCCGCATCGCCACGATCGCCGGACCGCCGGACCGCCGGACCGCCGGACCGCCGGACACCACCGTCGGCGCCGATCGCCTGGCCGGTTACCGGGAGGCCCTGCCCGGCGGCCGGGAGCCGGCGGGCCATGGCGACTTCAGCGTGTCCGCCGGGGGACGGGAGATGGAGCGGCGGGGGCGGCGCGTCCCCGACGATGTCGCGATCGTCGGGGACGCGGAGGCGGGCGCGGATCCGCGTTCCCACCCGGAGCCCAGGACCGTTCACCAGCCCACTGAGGCGATGGGCCGCCGGTCCGCTGAGCTGCTGCTCGACCGGATCCACGGCAGACCCGTGGCGGACACGCCCGTCATCTGCGAGACCCGCCTGATCGTCCGCGAGTCGTCCTGA
- a CDS encoding aspartyl protease family protein, with translation MAADGKWDRRDLLRGAAVAAGAAATAPLLGTAHADAGSADALFKAGKFEQAGRAYEDILRTDPANLHAARRRGYVGLLANKFPDAEKYLRMALGLAPDDKETNWLLGDCYIRQDKLSLSVPHWRAAGEKGYAEWFAAVRGRPYQIHGDIGRVPWLQMDPVPLVEASLNGGPPKRLTFYTGAPNLNLTATAAKEAGLSPVYKEKSEFEGLTIWVYYGVLDSLELGGIELRNVPVGWSSTESGKNVGTGSDGMIGTWVFYHLLTTFDYAGRSLILRRPTPEAVRKVRADAARVGAKPLPLWLSRDHDVNSIGSIAGSGPRVMGVNFGGDSGATVAGMPGEVAAQLGIRTDYDRPFETFAHSHATTTYPCYPKVLRLGDAVAEEVFCEMDPNMPVNVPWPYGPGFDTIGHFAHCFFKPFNITLDFTRMTLYIARGKAT, from the coding sequence GTGGCCGCCGACGGAAAATGGGACCGACGCGACCTGTTGCGGGGCGCGGCCGTGGCGGCCGGCGCCGCCGCGACCGCGCCACTGCTGGGCACAGCGCACGCCGACGCCGGTAGCGCGGACGCGTTGTTCAAAGCCGGGAAGTTCGAGCAGGCAGGCCGCGCGTACGAGGACATCCTGAGAACAGATCCCGCGAACCTGCATGCGGCGCGCCGGCGCGGCTACGTCGGGCTACTGGCCAACAAGTTCCCCGACGCGGAAAAGTACCTGAGGATGGCCCTCGGCCTGGCGCCCGACGACAAGGAGACCAACTGGCTGCTGGGTGACTGCTACATCCGGCAGGACAAGCTCTCCCTCTCCGTGCCGCACTGGCGAGCGGCCGGCGAGAAGGGCTACGCCGAATGGTTCGCGGCGGTCCGCGGCAGGCCGTATCAGATCCACGGCGACATCGGCCGTGTGCCGTGGCTGCAGATGGACCCGGTACCGCTGGTGGAGGCCTCGCTCAACGGCGGCCCGCCGAAGCGCCTCACGTTCTATACCGGCGCCCCGAATCTGAACTTGACCGCGACGGCGGCCAAGGAGGCCGGACTGAGCCCCGTCTACAAGGAGAAGAGCGAGTTCGAAGGCCTCACCATATGGGTGTACTACGGGGTGCTGGACTCCCTCGAACTGGGCGGCATCGAACTGCGGAACGTCCCGGTCGGCTGGTCGTCGACGGAGTCGGGCAAGAATGTCGGCACCGGCAGCGACGGCATGATCGGCACGTGGGTCTTCTACCACCTGCTGACCACCTTCGACTACGCGGGCCGCTCGCTGATCCTGCGCCGTCCAACCCCCGAAGCCGTGAGAAAGGTACGCGCGGACGCCGCACGGGTGGGCGCCAAGCCGCTGCCGCTATGGCTGTCCCGCGACCACGACGTCAACAGCATCGGCAGCATCGCCGGCTCCGGCCCCCGGGTGATGGGCGTGAACTTCGGCGGAGACAGCGGCGCGACCGTCGCAGGAATGCCCGGAGAGGTGGCCGCGCAGTTGGGCATCCGCACCGACTACGACCGCCCGTTCGAGACCTTCGCCCACAGCCACGCGACCACCACCTACCCCTGCTACCCGAAGGTGCTCCGCCTCGGCGACGCCGTCGCCGAAGAGGTCTTCTGCGAAATGGACCCGAACATGCCGGTCAACGTCCCCTGGCCCTACGGACCGGGCTTCGACACGATCGGCCACTTTGCCCACTGCTTCTTCAAACCCTTCAACATCACACTCGACTTCACCCGTATGACCCTCTACATCGCCCGCGGCAAGGCCACCTGA
- a CDS encoding TetR family transcriptional regulator: MASTADSTQDRIVAAARDEFARHGIAGARVDRIAKAARTSKERIYAYFRSKEKLYEHVAAAELAAAADAVHLDPADLPAYAGQLFDYFTAHPDRYRFIAWGRLELAPAPAPAPAPAPASASGSTSAPGPGPASAPASDPGPAPAGSPYRDAVLGKVATIRRAQEAGDLDPSWDPVDVMAVVSQLAHTWLDQATLAAVADQAAADPTLGARRAAVIRAVAALFPPKPRS; encoded by the coding sequence ATGGCCAGCACCGCCGACTCGACCCAGGACCGGATCGTCGCCGCCGCCCGCGACGAGTTCGCCCGGCACGGGATCGCCGGGGCGCGCGTCGACCGGATCGCCAAGGCCGCCCGCACCAGCAAGGAACGCATCTACGCCTACTTCCGGAGCAAGGAGAAGCTGTACGAGCACGTGGCCGCCGCCGAACTCGCCGCCGCGGCCGATGCCGTCCATCTGGACCCGGCCGACCTGCCGGCCTACGCGGGACAGCTGTTCGACTACTTCACCGCTCACCCGGATCGGTACCGGTTCATCGCCTGGGGTCGGCTGGAGCTGGCCCCCGCTCCCGCTCCCGCACCCGCGCCCGCCCCCGCCTCCGCGTCCGGCTCCACCTCCGCGCCCGGCCCCGGCCCCGCGTCCGCCCCTGCCTCCGACCCCGGCCCCGCGCCCGCCGGCAGCCCTTATCGGGACGCCGTTCTCGGCAAGGTCGCGACCATCCGCCGCGCCCAGGAGGCGGGCGACCTGGACCCCTCGTGGGATCCGGTCGACGTCATGGCGGTGGTCTCCCAGCTCGCCCACACCTGGCTCGACCAGGCCACCCTGGCCGCCGTCGCCGACCAGGCCGCCGCCGACCCCACGCTCGGCGCACGCCGCGCCGCCGTGATCCGCGCCGTCGCCGCGCTCTTCCCGCCGAAGCCCCGCTCCTGA
- a CDS encoding VOC family protein, with amino-acid sequence MGIPAYNTVAWFQIGTDAPDEARRFYGDMFGWRFADDAADGGYELITYPGAEAPSGGLTSQGDNHAVFFVLVEDVDATCAEAERHGGKVAVPPVTAESGLRFAQVEDPSGNRFGVFREPAA; translated from the coding sequence ATGGGCATTCCCGCGTACAACACCGTCGCCTGGTTCCAGATCGGCACCGACGCGCCGGACGAGGCCCGCCGCTTCTACGGCGACATGTTCGGCTGGCGCTTCGCGGACGACGCGGCCGACGGAGGCTATGAGCTGATCACCTATCCGGGCGCCGAGGCGCCGAGCGGCGGCCTGACCAGCCAGGGCGACAACCACGCCGTCTTCTTCGTCCTGGTCGAAGACGTCGACGCCACCTGCGCCGAGGCCGAGCGCCACGGCGGCAAGGTCGCCGTCCCGCCCGTGACCGCCGAGAGCGGCCTGCGCTTCGCTCAGGTGGAAGACCCGTCGGGCAACCGCTTCGGCGTCTTCAGGGAACCGGCTGCCTGA
- a CDS encoding WD40 repeat domain-containing serine/threonine protein kinase, with the protein MDPLRDGDPRQIGPYRLEGRLGAGGMGEVFLGVSPGGRRVAVKVIRSEHLARPEFRVRFTREVDAARKVGGFYTAQVVDADPDASEPWMATAYIPGPSLREAAPLDVAAVRALGAALAEGLAAIHASGLVHRDLKPGNVIMSPDGPRIIDFGIARAAGATALTSTGAVVGTYAFMSPEQVRADTAGPASDVFSLGCVLAFAATGRGPFDAANVPGIVHRIVSAPPDLTGVPAELRPAIEACLAKEPERRPSPAEAARLLATPPGRPGRRTVLAGGAAAGVAAVLGVPALLWRWTGEDALPLKNPRPVVLAGGPVATFQLAFTPDSKTLVCAGTGQIWRWIVATGRGAPHELGDEGADQLTALSGDGRLVATLRGNDPVQLWDAATGARVRTIMPVGRTFTKALSADGRTLATVGANGIELWDTATGRRTGAFAPSGGGTLRLVFDAAGDKIAAIGGRGEIQIHDLRADRDLRTSGRVNVLFTFAPDGRTAATDVVDDTDKWTIRILDVPSGKQRRALRGHEGTVQALAFSPDGRVLASAAQDGTIRLWDTRTGDQFMSLDWERSDGTTLAFSRSGRLLAAGAGSANGKVSLWRFA; encoded by the coding sequence ATGGACCCCCTGCGCGACGGCGACCCCCGCCAGATCGGCCCATACCGGCTAGAAGGGCGCCTGGGCGCGGGCGGCATGGGCGAGGTGTTCCTCGGCGTGTCCCCGGGCGGCCGGCGCGTCGCGGTCAAGGTCATCCGGTCAGAGCACCTGGCGCGCCCGGAGTTCCGGGTGCGGTTCACGCGCGAGGTCGACGCGGCCCGCAAGGTGGGCGGCTTCTACACCGCGCAGGTCGTGGACGCCGACCCGGACGCGTCCGAGCCATGGATGGCGACCGCCTACATCCCCGGCCCGTCCCTGCGCGAGGCGGCACCGCTGGACGTCGCCGCCGTCCGCGCGCTCGGTGCCGCGCTGGCCGAGGGGCTGGCGGCGATCCACGCGAGCGGGCTGGTGCACCGCGACCTCAAGCCCGGCAACGTGATCATGTCGCCGGACGGTCCCCGCATCATCGACTTCGGCATCGCCCGCGCGGCCGGCGCCACCGCGCTGACGTCCACCGGCGCGGTCGTCGGCACGTACGCGTTCATGTCGCCCGAGCAGGTCCGCGCGGACACGGCGGGCCCGGCGTCGGACGTGTTCTCCCTCGGCTGCGTCCTGGCGTTCGCCGCGACCGGACGCGGGCCGTTCGACGCCGCCAACGTGCCGGGGATCGTCCACCGGATCGTCAGCGCTCCGCCCGACCTGACCGGCGTGCCCGCCGAGTTGCGGCCCGCGATCGAGGCGTGCCTGGCCAAGGAACCGGAGCGGCGGCCGTCGCCCGCCGAGGCGGCCCGGTTGCTCGCGACCCCGCCCGGTCGGCCGGGACGCCGCACCGTCCTGGCCGGGGGAGCGGCGGCGGGCGTCGCGGCGGTCCTCGGCGTCCCCGCGCTGCTGTGGCGGTGGACCGGTGAGGACGCCCTGCCCCTGAAGAACCCCCGACCGGTCGTGCTCGCAGGCGGGCCCGTCGCGACGTTCCAGCTCGCCTTCACCCCGGATTCGAAGACACTGGTCTGCGCGGGGACCGGGCAGATCTGGCGGTGGATCGTCGCGACCGGCCGCGGAGCCCCGCACGAGCTGGGCGACGAGGGCGCCGACCAGCTCACCGCGCTCAGCGGGGACGGCCGGCTGGTGGCGACGCTGCGCGGCAACGACCCGGTCCAGCTCTGGGACGCCGCCACCGGCGCCCGCGTCCGGACGATCATGCCCGTGGGCAGGACGTTCACCAAGGCGCTCAGCGCGGACGGCCGGACGCTGGCCACCGTCGGAGCCAACGGCATCGAACTCTGGGACACCGCGACCGGGCGCCGCACCGGCGCGTTCGCGCCGAGCGGCGGCGGCACCCTGCGGCTGGTGTTCGACGCGGCCGGCGACAAGATCGCCGCCATCGGGGGCCGCGGCGAGATCCAGATCCACGACCTGCGGGCGGACCGGGACCTTCGCACATCCGGACGGGTCAACGTGCTGTTCACTTTCGCCCCGGACGGCCGAACCGCCGCAACAGACGTCGTGGACGACACGGACAAATGGACGATCCGCATCCTGGACGTGCCATCCGGGAAGCAGCGCCGCGCCCTGCGAGGACACGAGGGAACCGTGCAGGCCCTGGCGTTCAGCCCCGACGGCCGCGTCCTGGCCAGCGCTGCCCAGGACGGGACGATCCGGCTCTGGGACACCCGTACCGGCGACCAGTTCATGTCCCTGGACTGGGAGAGGTCGGACGGAACGACCCTCGCGTTCAGCCGGAGCGGCCGTCTGCTCGCCGCCGGAGCAGGCAGCGCCAACGGAAAGGTAAGCCTCTGGCGCTTCGCCTAG
- a CDS encoding YafY family protein has translation MNRTDRLYAMVEELRACAPRRLAARELAARYEVSVRTIERDISALQQAGVPIFADVGRGGGYTLDKSRTLPPLNFTPAEAVAVAITLSRAGGSPYSRAARTALHKIVAAMSADDGASARELAARIRFLAPAGNDDPASVPAVLEEAVLARRVVRLTYVDRAGTETERDVEPVTFTASGKGWYLTAWCRMRGGCRVFRTDRVRRAALLEETAPDRSSEAMHSDIPADYVVRPLEFV, from the coding sequence GTGAACCGCACCGACCGCTTGTACGCCATGGTGGAGGAGCTGCGCGCCTGCGCGCCGCGCCGCCTCGCCGCGCGCGAACTGGCCGCGCGGTACGAGGTGAGCGTCCGGACGATCGAGCGCGATATCAGCGCGCTCCAGCAGGCCGGTGTGCCGATCTTCGCGGACGTCGGCCGGGGCGGCGGCTACACCCTCGACAAGAGCCGCACACTGCCGCCGCTGAACTTCACCCCCGCCGAGGCCGTCGCCGTCGCGATCACCCTCTCCCGAGCGGGCGGCTCACCGTACTCCCGCGCCGCCCGCACCGCCCTGCACAAGATCGTCGCGGCGATGTCGGCGGACGACGGCGCCTCGGCCCGCGAGCTGGCCGCCCGCATTCGGTTCCTGGCCCCCGCCGGGAACGACGACCCGGCGTCCGTGCCGGCCGTGCTGGAGGAGGCCGTCCTGGCCCGCCGGGTGGTCCGCCTCACCTACGTCGACCGGGCGGGCACCGAGACCGAGCGCGACGTCGAGCCCGTCACGTTCACCGCGTCCGGCAAGGGCTGGTACCTGACCGCCTGGTGCCGGATGCGGGGCGGCTGCCGCGTGTTCCGCACCGACCGCGTCCGCCGCGCGGCCCTCCTGGAGGAGACCGCCCCCGACCGCAGCAGCGAGGCCATGCACAGCGACATCCCCGCGGACTACGTCGTCCGCCCCCTGGAGTTCGTCTGA
- a CDS encoding IS4 family transposase, whose product MDEAAARGSGSAGVLVDQIGIGVLTRLVPRELVDEVIAAAGRREKRVRLLPARVVVYFVMAMTLFHADAYEEVIRKLVQGLRGLRIWRNEWVVPSSGALTQARRRLGAEVMRDLFFRVAVPCARRSTQGAWLGRWRLMALDGFDIEVPDSAANAERFGYAGKKKDEKGVFPKVLVVGLAECGTHAIVGAEFGAQHDTEIALATRLLGSGIVAEDMLVIGDRGMYGNEHLQRIRDAGADALLRAKINVLLPVIKWLPDGSYLSYSANRRARTAASKRLAAGTMELTELPGLYVRVVEYEVTNRGEDELFTLVTTILDPLDAPATELAAAYHERWEIEAAIGEMKTHQKGAGALLRSKSPEMVEQELWGMLLTYYGVRHLMAEAADQAELDPDRLSFIRSLRIVRRQVGGPADFSPTAP is encoded by the coding sequence ATGGATGAGGCTGCTGCGCGTGGTTCGGGTTCGGCTGGTGTGCTGGTAGATCAGATCGGTATCGGGGTTTTGACGCGCTTGGTGCCGCGTGAGCTGGTGGATGAGGTGATCGCCGCTGCCGGACGCCGGGAAAAGCGGGTGCGGCTGCTGCCTGCGCGTGTCGTGGTCTATTTCGTCATGGCGATGACGTTGTTCCATGCGGACGCGTATGAGGAAGTGATACGTAAGCTGGTGCAGGGCCTGCGCGGGTTGCGGATCTGGCGGAACGAGTGGGTGGTGCCGTCGTCCGGTGCGTTGACCCAGGCACGTCGGCGGCTTGGGGCCGAGGTGATGCGTGATCTGTTCTTCCGTGTCGCGGTTCCCTGTGCCCGGCGGTCGACCCAGGGCGCGTGGCTGGGGCGGTGGCGGCTGATGGCCCTTGACGGCTTCGACATCGAAGTGCCCGACAGCGCCGCGAACGCCGAACGTTTCGGGTATGCGGGGAAGAAAAAGGACGAGAAAGGCGTGTTCCCCAAAGTGCTGGTGGTCGGGCTGGCCGAATGCGGCACCCACGCCATCGTCGGAGCGGAGTTCGGTGCGCAGCACGATACCGAGATCGCGCTGGCGACCCGGCTGCTGGGCTCGGGGATCGTGGCCGAGGACATGCTGGTCATCGGCGACCGGGGCATGTACGGCAACGAACATCTGCAACGGATCAGAGATGCTGGAGCGGACGCGTTGCTGCGCGCCAAAATCAATGTTCTGCTTCCGGTCATCAAATGGCTCCCCGATGGGTCTTATCTGTCATATTCGGCGAACCGCAGAGCCCGCACCGCCGCGTCCAAACGCTTGGCGGCCGGGACTATGGAACTGACCGAACTTCCCGGCCTGTACGTCCGGGTCGTGGAATATGAAGTGACCAACCGTGGAGAGGATGAACTGTTCACCCTCGTCACCACCATCCTTGACCCCCTGGACGCGCCCGCGACAGAACTCGCCGCCGCTTACCATGAGCGGTGGGAGATCGAAGCGGCCATCGGCGAGATGAAAACGCACCAGAAGGGCGCCGGAGCGTTGTTGCGCTCGAAGTCACCCGAGATGGTCGAGCAGGAACTGTGGGGGATGCTGCTGACATACTACGGCGTCCGGCACCTCATGGCCGAGGCCGCGGATCAAGCGGAATTGGATCCAGACCGGTTGTCGTTCATCCGCTCACTTCGCATCGTCCGCCGGCAGGTAGGAGGCCCGGCGGATTTTTCCCCCACCGCACCTTGA